Proteins encoded in a region of the Sulfurimonas marina genome:
- a CDS encoding replication-associated recombination protein A, protein MDFASLLRPKTFDEIVGQEHLSSLGTPLRTLCEKGALGHSFFYGPAGCGKTSISRVIANVMDLPFYELNATSLKLEELRKIFAQYKNALQKPLIFIDEVHRLSKNQQEVLLPIMERNEALIIGASTENPFYSLTSAIRSRSMLFEIKAINNEALTKLLQRAIEKYDLELVDDAKEYLIASSGGDARAMLKLLEFATNISNVITLDTLRSLRPNALQAGSSEAGVHYDLASALIKSIRGSDADAAIYYLARLIDGGESADFIARRLVILASEDVGNANPQALTLTTSCLTSVSKIGYPEARIILAQAVIYLCASPKSNSAYKAINEALNSVQNGNIMNIPKNIQQNNANYLYPHDFGGYVPQQYLEYPQQFVEFKEIGYEKKMKEWLEAITKSV, encoded by the coding sequence TTGGACTTTGCATCACTTTTACGCCCTAAAACCTTTGATGAGATTGTAGGTCAAGAGCATTTAAGCTCTCTTGGCACCCCTTTAAGAACGCTTTGTGAAAAAGGGGCTTTAGGGCATAGTTTTTTTTACGGACCTGCAGGATGTGGGAAAACCTCTATTTCAAGAGTAATCGCAAATGTGATGGATCTCCCTTTTTATGAACTCAATGCAACTTCACTAAAACTTGAAGAGTTGCGAAAAATATTTGCTCAATATAAAAATGCTTTACAAAAGCCCCTAATTTTCATAGATGAAGTGCATCGTCTTTCCAAAAATCAACAAGAGGTACTTTTACCTATTATGGAAAGAAACGAAGCGCTGATCATAGGAGCTTCAACTGAAAACCCGTTTTACTCTTTAACTTCTGCTATCCGTTCACGTTCAATGCTCTTTGAAATTAAAGCAATTAACAATGAAGCACTCACTAAACTTCTTCAAAGAGCCATAGAAAAGTATGACTTGGAACTTGTAGATGATGCAAAAGAGTATCTAATTGCAAGTTCAGGCGGTGATGCAAGAGCGATGTTAAAGCTTTTAGAGTTTGCAACAAATATCTCTAACGTTATTACACTCGATACACTCCGCTCACTTCGTCCAAATGCGCTTCAAGCTGGGAGCTCTGAGGCAGGTGTACACTATGATCTTGCCTCAGCCCTCATTAAATCGATCCGTGGAAGTGATGCCGATGCTGCTATCTATTATCTTGCACGTCTTATTGACGGAGGTGAGAGTGCAGACTTTATAGCTCGACGACTAGTGATACTTGCCAGTGAGGATGTGGGCAATGCAAATCCTCAGGCACTAACACTCACAACATCGTGTTTGACCTCTGTTAGTAAAATAGGTTATCCCGAAGCACGTATAATTTTAGCTCAAGCGGTTATCTACCTCTGTGCTTCACCAAAATCAAACTCTGCATATAAAGCGATCAATGAAGCACTTAACAGTGTACAAAACGGCAATATTATGAATATTCCCAAAAACATTCAGCAAAACAATGCCAACTATCTCTATCCACACGATTTTGGAGGCTATGTCCCTCAACAATACTTAGAGTATCCGCAACAATTTGTAGAGTTCAAAGAGATAGGATATGAGAAAAAAATGAAAGAGTGGCTCGAAGCGATTACAAAAAGTGTATAA
- a CDS encoding pseudouridine synthase, whose amino-acid sequence MAMRLNKYIAHYSTYSRREADRAIQDGYVRINGEIEMNPATQVEEGRDIVYVSGKQVSPKNKYTVIVYNKPKGELVTKSDPKGRRTIYDSLSKEFKHFIPVGRLDFASEGLLLLTDASHVATALMESDLERIYKIKIKGEVTPEMEDAMMNGLYLEDASAGAHSHSKIKEMEFKPFLGYKIQKNQPNYSILKVAIAEGKNRELRRFFAHFGADVVDLKRLSFAEIELNNLPTGKTRYLTRSEYSALYKFLKEESKKQKERA is encoded by the coding sequence ATGGCAATGAGACTAAATAAATATATAGCACACTATTCAACTTACTCACGCAGAGAAGCTGATCGTGCAATTCAAGACGGTTATGTCCGTATCAACGGCGAAATCGAAATGAATCCTGCAACGCAGGTTGAAGAGGGGCGTGATATCGTTTATGTAAGCGGTAAACAGGTAAGCCCTAAAAACAAATACACAGTGATTGTGTATAACAAACCAAAAGGGGAACTTGTAACAAAGTCTGACCCAAAAGGGCGTCGTACAATATATGACAGCTTAAGCAAAGAGTTCAAACATTTTATCCCTGTGGGACGTCTAGACTTTGCTAGTGAAGGGCTACTACTTCTTACCGATGCTTCACACGTCGCAACAGCTTTAATGGAATCAGACTTAGAGCGTATCTATAAGATCAAGATCAAGGGTGAAGTAACGCCAGAGATGGAAGATGCGATGATGAACGGTCTTTATCTTGAAGATGCAAGTGCGGGTGCACACTCTCACTCTAAAATAAAAGAGATGGAATTTAAACCGTTTTTAGGGTACAAAATCCAAAAAAACCAGCCAAACTACTCAATCTTAAAAGTTGCAATCGCTGAGGGAAAAAACCGTGAACTTCGTAGATTTTTTGCACACTTCGGTGCAGATGTAGTTGATCTAAAACGTCTTAGTTTTGCAGAGATCGAACTCAACAATCTCCCAACGGGAAAAACAAGATATTTAACAAGAAGTGAATACTCTGCACTTTACAAGTTTTTAAAAGAGGAATCTAAAAAACAAAAAGAGAGAGCCTAG
- a CDS encoding KpsF/GutQ family sugar-phosphate isomerase, which yields MNYKTIAQETLNIEAQTLLDAAQNINDEFDKAVEMILGCKGKLIVSGVGKSGLIGAKMAATFASTGTPSFFLHPTEALHGDLGMIGAGDVVLAISYSGESEELSSILPHIKRFDVPLIGMTRNEKSTLGSYSDLVIKIEVEKEACPLNTAPTSSTTLTLALGDALAVCLMKARNFQTTDFASFHPGGALGKKLFVKVKNLMQTQNIPVLGEDAQVKDAILSISQGRLGTVLIADKEDRLVALVSDGDVRRALLSENFSLEDNIMQYATLNPMSIDDEELLASDALVLIEEKKIQLLVVTDKDKKIKGVLHIHSLIEKGIS from the coding sequence ATGAATTATAAAACTATTGCACAAGAAACATTAAATATTGAAGCACAAACATTACTGGATGCTGCACAAAACATAAATGATGAATTTGATAAAGCTGTTGAGATGATCCTTGGATGTAAAGGGAAGCTGATCGTAAGCGGAGTTGGAAAAAGCGGGCTTATCGGTGCAAAGATGGCTGCAACTTTTGCCTCTACAGGTACTCCGAGTTTTTTTCTCCATCCGACAGAAGCACTGCACGGAGATCTTGGGATGATTGGAGCTGGAGACGTAGTTTTAGCTATTAGTTACAGCGGAGAGAGTGAAGAGCTAAGCTCTATTCTTCCACACATTAAAAGGTTTGATGTCCCTCTAATCGGTATGACGAGAAACGAAAAATCAACACTTGGCTCATACAGCGATCTTGTAATTAAAATAGAAGTTGAAAAAGAGGCATGTCCGCTTAACACGGCTCCTACGAGTTCAACTACACTTACACTGGCACTCGGAGATGCTTTGGCTGTGTGTTTGATGAAAGCAAGAAATTTTCAAACAACTGACTTTGCCTCGTTTCATCCGGGTGGTGCACTTGGGAAAAAACTGTTTGTAAAAGTAAAAAATCTTATGCAGACACAAAATATTCCTGTTTTAGGTGAAGATGCACAAGTAAAAGATGCAATACTGAGCATTAGCCAAGGGCGCTTGGGAACGGTACTTATAGCAGATAAAGAGGATCGTCTTGTAGCCCTTGTAAGTGACGGGGATGTTCGTCGAGCACTGCTTAGTGAGAACTTTTCACTCGAAGACAATATTATGCAGTATGCGACACTAAACCCTATGAGTATAGATGATGAAGAGCTCTTAGCAAGTGATGCTTTAGTGCTTATAGAAGAGAAAAAAATTCAACTGTTGGTTGTCACAGATAAAGACAAAAAAATCAAAGGTGTATTACACATACACTCACTCATAGAAAAAGGGATCTCTTAA
- a CDS encoding ATP-binding protein, producing the protein MRAVIGKYLDSIDTLKLEDRILSYNTLILGEQGSGKTNLACKIRNFIIDKDVPTIYLDFDDSHEDQIELRYKDEHFNYIRFDETEEFDKAFEELVSQRKHIYMAVNPNFFSNKRDVKSKLTQTISNKDLLEHYYYFFHDIENLNGFYTKFEDFLLYMLSFTNLQKFGFTFLAQPHSTFENPHLKLLFTFLYVGRCANVDYFNTSNLKNLKKNKFFYQFRTAYPTLLFNEIKNSVVQIDEYIPEE; encoded by the coding sequence ATGAGAGCTGTAATTGGGAAATACTTAGATAGTATAGACACTTTAAAATTAGAAGACAGAATCCTTTCTTACAACACTTTGATTTTAGGTGAACAAGGTTCTGGAAAAACAAATTTAGCTTGTAAAATTAGAAATTTTATTATCGATAAAGATGTACCGACAATATATTTAGATTTTGACGATTCTCATGAAGATCAGATTGAGCTTCGTTACAAAGATGAACACTTTAACTACATTAGATTTGATGAAACAGAAGAGTTCGATAAAGCGTTTGAAGAGCTTGTATCTCAAAGAAAACATATCTATATGGCAGTAAATCCTAACTTTTTTTCAAATAAAAGAGATGTGAAGTCAAAACTAACACAAACAATCTCAAATAAAGATCTGTTAGAGCATTACTACTATTTTTTCCATGATATTGAAAATCTAAACGGTTTCTATACAAAATTTGAGGACTTTTTACTTTATATGTTAAGTTTTACAAATTTACAAAAGTTTGGTTTTACTTTCTTGGCACAACCACACTCAACGTTTGAAAACCCGCATTTAAAACTACTTTTTACTTTCTTGTATGTTGGTAGATGTGCAAATGTAGATTATTTCAATACTTCAAATCTGAAAAATTTGAAAAAGAATAAATTTTTCTATCAATTCAGAACGGCATATCCGACACTTTTATTCAATGAGATTAAAAACTCTGTTGTTCAAATTGACGAGTATATCCCGGAAGAATAA
- a CDS encoding NAD(P)H-hydrate dehydratase, producing the protein MQNIFDEVGSLDRKCYEEFALSEDLLMEHAADGMADFIKSNYALGATVLVVCGGGNNGADGLALARILHKDYDVKLFMAKEAKSEMAKLQLLRAQKVDVSFVDQLFNAEIIVDAVLGTGFNGELSSELLQMLETLNNYKAVKIACDIPSGYKFNADYTLTMGGLKKSLFEDKVKDIVGEITVLDLGVAREIYETDSKIKLLDESDLQLPNRKKQNTHKGSYGHLAVVSGEKTGASVMSAQAAFRFGTALVTLLSNENIHAPYEIMQSHQLPQSASAIALGMGLGVEFSQSELERFVSNGHPLLLDADIFYHPLLSTLLGKKKVVITPHPKEFCEVLRECKIAEISVEELQQSRFEYAQLFSKHFPDVTLVLKGANVIISQGEQMFINPYGSNVLAKGGSGDVLAGLIAGLLAQGYAPLDAAISGSLAHTLLAKSYKGADFSLTPIDLIDGICKL; encoded by the coding sequence ATGCAAAATATTTTTGATGAAGTTGGTTCACTCGATCGCAAATGTTATGAGGAGTTCGCTCTAAGCGAAGACCTTTTAATGGAACATGCAGCTGACGGTATGGCTGACTTTATCAAAAGTAACTACGCTCTTGGGGCAACTGTTTTAGTTGTCTGCGGAGGTGGAAACAACGGTGCAGACGGTTTAGCACTTGCTCGTATACTTCATAAAGATTATGATGTGAAACTCTTTATGGCAAAAGAGGCAAAAAGCGAGATGGCAAAGCTACAGCTTTTACGAGCGCAAAAAGTGGATGTATCTTTTGTCGATCAACTTTTTAATGCCGAGATAATCGTTGATGCTGTTTTAGGGACGGGCTTTAACGGTGAGCTTTCTTCAGAGTTACTGCAAATGTTAGAGACCCTAAATAACTACAAAGCTGTGAAAATAGCGTGTGATATTCCAAGCGGCTATAAATTTAATGCCGATTATACTCTGACAATGGGTGGTTTGAAAAAATCTCTCTTTGAAGATAAAGTAAAAGATATCGTCGGGGAGATAACAGTTCTGGACCTCGGTGTTGCACGTGAAATTTATGAGACGGACTCGAAAATAAAACTGCTTGATGAGAGTGATCTGCAACTTCCAAACAGAAAGAAGCAAAACACTCATAAGGGTTCTTACGGGCATCTTGCAGTGGTAAGCGGAGAGAAAACAGGGGCGAGTGTTATGAGTGCACAGGCTGCTTTTCGTTTTGGAACCGCTTTGGTTACACTGCTGAGCAATGAAAATATTCATGCCCCGTATGAGATTATGCAGTCACACCAGCTACCTCAAAGTGCATCAGCAATAGCACTGGGAATGGGGCTTGGTGTTGAGTTTTCTCAAAGTGAACTGGAGCGCTTCGTAAGTAACGGTCATCCTCTGCTTTTAGATGCAGATATTTTTTATCACCCTTTACTTTCTACATTACTAGGGAAAAAGAAGGTTGTGATAACGCCTCATCCAAAAGAGTTTTGTGAGGTTTTAAGAGAGTGTAAGATCGCAGAAATATCTGTAGAGGAGTTACAACAAAGCAGATTTGAGTATGCACAGCTTTTTAGTAAACATTTCCCAGATGTTACACTTGTACTTAAAGGTGCAAATGTGATCATCTCTCAAGGTGAGCAGATGTTCATTAATCCTTATGGCAGCAATGTTTTGGCAAAAGGGGGCAGTGGTGATGTCTTAGCAGGGCTAATAGCGGGGCTTTTAGCGCAAGGGTATGCTCCGCTTGATGCTGCAATCAGCGGCTCACTTGCCCATACGCTGTTGGCAAAAAGTTACAAGGGTGCTGATTTTTCACTTACGCCGATCGATTTGATCGATGGTATATGTAAACTGTAA
- a CDS encoding thiazole synthase, which yields MDNKLKIGKYELGSRLIVGSGKYDSFDMTKEATLASGSELITVAVRRLNITDPDKENLRDTFAGTNVKFLPNSAGCVTAEEAITTFRLTREATGIDLIKLEVIGDTQKTLYPDVIETIKACEVLHKEGFTIMAYTSDDPIMAKRLEDAGADAVMPLAAPIGSGLGVQNPYNVVFVREAVSVPVIVDAGIGCASDAAYAMELGAEGVLTNTAIAQANDPIAMAQAMKHAVIGGRMSYLAGRIPKKPYATASSPVDGLIQF from the coding sequence ATGGATAATAAACTAAAAATCGGAAAATATGAACTAGGATCTCGTCTTATAGTTGGAAGTGGGAAATATGACTCTTTTGATATGACAAAAGAGGCGACTTTAGCATCTGGTAGTGAGCTTATCACTGTTGCAGTTCGTCGTTTAAACATCACAGACCCTGATAAAGAGAATCTTCGCGATACTTTTGCAGGAACAAATGTAAAGTTTTTACCAAACTCTGCGGGATGTGTTACTGCTGAAGAGGCGATTACTACTTTTAGATTAACTCGTGAAGCGACAGGAATCGATCTAATCAAGCTGGAAGTTATCGGTGATACACAAAAAACTTTATACCCGGATGTAATTGAGACAATTAAAGCGTGTGAAGTGTTACATAAAGAGGGCTTTACTATTATGGCATATACTTCAGATGATCCAATCATGGCTAAACGTCTCGAAGATGCGGGTGCTGATGCTGTTATGCCATTAGCTGCTCCTATTGGAAGTGGACTTGGTGTACAAAACCCTTACAATGTTGTTTTCGTTCGTGAAGCGGTAAGTGTACCTGTAATCGTTGATGCGGGAATAGGGTGTGCAAGTGATGCTGCATATGCAATGGAGTTAGGTGCTGAAGGTGTTCTTACAAATACTGCGATTGCACAAGCTAACGACCCAATTGCTATGGCTCAGGCTATGAAACATGCGGTTATCGGTGGACGTATGAGTTATTTAGCGGGACGTATTCCGAAAAAACCTTATGCGACTGCATCAAGCCCGGTTGACGGACTTATTCAGTTTTAA
- a CDS encoding alanine/glycine:cation symporter family protein has product MGELFSSINGILETILFFDIFFGKVEGISIPFLVAWLIAGGVYLTFKMNFVGFKYFTHAFKIIRGKYETKDDKGLIPPFGSLTTALSATVGLGNIAGVALAVSIGGPGATFWMILAGFLGMSLKFTEVTLSLQHREFLKDGSVMGGAMEYLSKGLAQKGYAKIGKVLAVLFAVFMIGGAIGGGNTFQVSQAVSALGQEIDFFNTYPVVFGIIIAALVGFVIIGGVQRIANFTERLVPVMAIIYISASIWILGFYFEQIPHAFSLIFTEAFSNNALYGGMIGAMVQGFQRAVFSSEAGIGSSPVAHAPALTKYPVRQGMVALYEPFIDTIVICTMTALVIIITGVYAPDGAHAALIEAREGAALTSAAYGTVISWFPAVLSISIALFAFSTMISWSYYGERAWVYLFGSKYSILYKILFLSLTVIGTIVSTSILVDFSFMLLLAMALPNIFGLFVLSGDVKRDLVEYSQKLKSGELDAEVIR; this is encoded by the coding sequence GTGGGGGAACTTTTTAGTAGCATAAACGGAATATTGGAGACGATACTTTTTTTTGATATTTTTTTCGGAAAGGTTGAAGGTATATCTATACCTTTTTTAGTTGCATGGCTTATTGCAGGTGGTGTTTATCTGACATTCAAGATGAACTTTGTAGGATTTAAGTATTTTACTCATGCATTTAAGATCATACGTGGAAAATATGAGACAAAAGATGACAAAGGGTTAATCCCTCCATTTGGTTCATTAACAACTGCTCTTTCTGCTACGGTTGGTCTTGGAAATATTGCAGGTGTAGCTTTGGCTGTTTCTATCGGTGGTCCCGGAGCTACATTTTGGATGATCCTTGCAGGGTTTTTAGGGATGAGTTTAAAGTTTACGGAAGTAACACTCTCACTACAACATAGAGAATTTTTAAAAGACGGCAGTGTTATGGGTGGTGCAATGGAGTACCTTTCTAAAGGTTTGGCACAAAAAGGGTATGCAAAAATTGGAAAAGTTTTAGCAGTTCTATTTGCTGTATTTATGATTGGCGGTGCTATTGGCGGTGGAAACACTTTCCAAGTTTCACAAGCTGTCAGTGCTCTGGGTCAAGAGATAGACTTTTTCAATACTTATCCGGTAGTATTTGGTATTATCATTGCAGCTCTTGTCGGTTTTGTTATTATAGGCGGTGTACAAAGGATAGCTAATTTTACAGAGCGTCTTGTTCCGGTAATGGCAATTATCTATATAAGTGCTTCAATCTGGATCTTAGGTTTCTATTTTGAACAAATCCCTCACGCTTTTTCTCTCATATTTACAGAAGCCTTTTCTAACAATGCCCTTTACGGCGGTATGATTGGAGCAATGGTTCAAGGGTTCCAACGTGCAGTTTTTTCTAGTGAGGCAGGGATTGGTTCCTCTCCGGTAGCCCATGCACCGGCACTGACAAAATATCCGGTTCGCCAAGGTATGGTTGCACTTTATGAGCCTTTTATCGATACTATAGTTATATGTACAATGACGGCACTAGTAATTATCATCACAGGTGTATATGCACCAGATGGTGCACATGCGGCACTTATTGAAGCAAGAGAAGGTGCAGCACTAACATCGGCTGCTTACGGTACTGTCATTTCATGGTTTCCTGCTGTCCTTTCTATATCTATCGCTCTTTTTGCTTTTTCAACAATGATCTCTTGGTCATACTACGGTGAACGTGCATGGGTATATCTTTTTGGTTCGAAGTACTCAATTCTTTATAAAATCCTTTTCTTATCGTTAACAGTTATAGGTACGATTGTCAGTACAAGTATACTGGTAGACTTTAGTTTTATGCTTCTCCTTGCTATGGCTCTTCCAAACATTTTCGGTCTTTTCGTCTTAAGCGGTGATGTAAAAAGAGACTTAGTCGAATACAGTCAAAAACTTAAAAGCGGTGAGCTAGATGCGGAGGTGATAAGATGA
- a CDS encoding PAS domain S-box protein, with product MSDLGIYQTVFNKTNIGMAIVDQSGKLINVNKSLCDFLGYTKEELQNKTFREITYEADLEESVKNLQKINEGISDTFHMEKRYVTKQGQLIWADITVTAIRKENNVLDYYIAVLRNIDELKQTQLALQMQEQKAQLYLDVAAVMLVAVDKKGTIQLINPKGCEILGYSKEELLGKNWIKTVLPVHTQEGVENLIDEIFNGNLELVKYFENPVLTKSGEERLIAWHNEIIKDQNGEAVGIMASGQDITKIRKSEQEIQELNIKTATKKIRYQNLLQNASDGIFIMDYASGDLLEYSQKAKELLGYSDEEMQHLNVLDWDKGFSSLEDYRETIANLTSGPIVLERKHKRKNGTSYDASITASKVFVGQKALIYASVRDITEEIKLKKELVKAKEDAEYSTKIKSEFLANMSHEIRTPLNGVIGFIELAMKKAKSKKVIDYLQKARKSSNALLNVINDILDLSKMEAGKLEIEEHRFVLSKLIDDIRAMFAYSIASKSLKLNVNISSEIPEIVVGDSLRLTQVFNNLISNAIKFTEKGRVSIDITLLKQTSKKIKILCSVSDTGLGIPPKTLSKLFDSFTQSDSSTTRKYGGTGLGLAITKQLIELMKGEIWAESVLGEGSTFYFTLELQLSTDDQSKDIEESEVVENGERVYFNARALLVDDNATNRILAKKILQEYGLSVKTAKHGKKAIDKVKKNDFDIIFMDLHMPTMDGYEASKEIRTFNQTIPIIALSAAVMNGDKQMAEAVGMNEHIAKPINRNVLEKILHRYLLTVSPVDIPSSGNIDFLELEKLFKNDNKVKEFLNIFMKSHHDFCKKIRKMEIGSAPFKTTLHSLKGAAGSIGANKVYSLIIEIESLNDTTQITKMLKILCLEFKHLMEEIENYIAN from the coding sequence ATGAGTGATTTAGGTATTTACCAAACAGTCTTTAATAAAACAAATATTGGAATGGCTATTGTAGATCAGTCTGGAAAACTTATAAATGTAAATAAAAGTCTATGTGACTTCTTAGGCTATACAAAAGAAGAACTTCAAAACAAAACTTTTCGTGAGATTACTTATGAAGCAGACTTAGAAGAGAGTGTTAAAAATTTACAAAAGATCAATGAAGGTATTAGCGATACATTCCATATGGAAAAGCGCTATGTAACTAAGCAGGGACAGTTGATCTGGGCAGATATCACAGTAACTGCAATCAGAAAAGAGAATAATGTTCTTGATTATTATATTGCTGTTCTTAGAAATATTGATGAACTAAAACAAACCCAGTTAGCCCTGCAAATGCAGGAACAAAAAGCACAACTTTATCTAGATGTTGCAGCAGTTATGTTGGTTGCAGTAGATAAAAAGGGGACTATTCAGTTGATAAACCCTAAAGGTTGTGAGATTCTTGGGTATTCAAAAGAGGAGTTACTCGGTAAAAACTGGATCAAAACAGTTTTGCCTGTACATACCCAAGAGGGTGTTGAAAATTTAATAGATGAGATATTTAACGGGAATTTAGAATTAGTAAAATATTTTGAAAATCCAGTACTTACTAAGAGCGGAGAAGAACGTCTCATAGCATGGCATAATGAAATTATAAAAGATCAAAACGGAGAAGCTGTAGGTATTATGGCTTCGGGACAAGATATTACGAAAATCAGAAAAAGTGAACAGGAGATTCAAGAGTTAAATATCAAAACCGCAACGAAAAAAATTCGATACCAAAATCTTTTACAGAATGCATCTGATGGGATTTTCATTATGGATTATGCTTCAGGTGATCTACTTGAATATAGTCAAAAAGCAAAAGAGTTATTAGGGTATTCAGATGAGGAGATGCAGCATTTAAATGTACTTGACTGGGATAAAGGTTTTTCATCACTTGAAGATTATAGAGAGACAATAGCAAATTTAACTTCTGGACCGATTGTTTTAGAGCGTAAACATAAACGAAAAAATGGTACTTCTTATGATGCTTCTATTACAGCTTCTAAAGTATTTGTCGGTCAAAAAGCACTTATTTATGCATCTGTCAGAGATATTACCGAAGAGATAAAGCTGAAAAAAGAGCTTGTAAAAGCAAAAGAGGACGCCGAATACTCTACTAAAATAAAATCGGAATTTTTAGCTAATATGAGTCATGAGATAAGGACACCGTTAAATGGAGTGATAGGCTTTATCGAACTTGCAATGAAAAAAGCGAAGAGTAAAAAGGTGATAGATTATCTACAAAAAGCTCGTAAGTCATCTAATGCTCTTTTAAACGTTATCAACGATATACTTGATTTGTCCAAAATGGAAGCAGGAAAACTTGAGATAGAAGAGCATAGATTTGTATTGAGTAAATTAATTGATGATATCCGAGCAATGTTTGCATATTCAATTGCATCTAAATCTTTGAAACTAAATGTAAATATCTCTTCTGAAATTCCAGAAATTGTTGTTGGAGACTCACTTCGTTTGACACAGGTTTTTAACAATTTAATTAGCAATGCAATAAAGTTTACGGAGAAGGGTAGAGTATCAATTGATATTACACTCCTCAAACAAACATCAAAAAAAATAAAAATATTGTGTTCAGTAAGTGATACCGGTTTAGGGATACCTCCAAAGACGCTTTCAAAACTTTTCGATTCTTTTACACAGTCCGATTCCTCTACTACAAGAAAATATGGAGGGACTGGATTAGGACTTGCAATTACGAAACAACTTATAGAGTTGATGAAAGGTGAAATTTGGGCGGAGAGTGTGCTTGGAGAAGGTTCTACGTTTTACTTTACTTTAGAGTTACAACTCTCAACAGATGATCAGAGCAAAGATATTGAGGAATCAGAAGTAGTAGAAAATGGTGAAAGAGTTTATTTTAATGCTCGCGCATTACTTGTTGATGACAATGCAACAAACCGAATATTGGCAAAAAAGATACTTCAAGAGTATGGTTTAAGTGTAAAAACAGCCAAACATGGAAAAAAGGCGATAGATAAAGTAAAGAAAAATGATTTCGACATAATTTTTATGGATCTGCATATGCCAACCATGGATGGGTATGAAGCGAGTAAAGAGATTAGAACTTTTAACCAAACGATTCCTATTATTGCATTAAGTGCTGCAGTTATGAATGGTGATAAACAGATGGCAGAGGCAGTGGGAATGAACGAACACATTGCAAAACCTATCAACAGGAATGTACTTGAAAAAATACTACACCGTTATCTTTTAACTGTCTCTCCTGTAGATATTCCATCTTCAGGAAATATAGATTTTTTAGAATTAGAAAAACTGTTTAAAAACGACAATAAAGTGAAAGAGTTTCTAAATATTTTTATGAAATCACATCATGACTTCTGTAAAAAGATACGAAAAATGGAGATAGGAAGCGCACCTTTTAAAACTACATTACACTCTTTAAAAGGTGCAGCAGGAAGTATTGGTGCGAATAAAGTGTATTCTTTAATCATTGAAATAGAATCTTTAAATGATACTACTCAAATTACCAAAATGTTAAAAATTTTATGTTTAGAATTTAAACACTTAATGGAAGAGATTGAAAATTACATTGCCAATTAG
- a CDS encoding response regulator transcription factor, protein MKHRSRILVIDDEATCNFKLCTYLKGKFKEVYSASSGEEGWQMYLNYLPDVIISDINMPNINGTELVSKIRKIDKECFIILMTAYSDEQSIETIANLQINSYFIKPMTSEKLSKLVNNIYTNERKLSMSCVAINDTYWYDALSKTVKSENMEIKLNNREITVLEILLENQNRVVTYEMFNFLISDNVTTDNAIRILIGRLRKKIPSINIESVYKVGYILKNESPKT, encoded by the coding sequence ATGAAACATAGGTCTAGAATACTTGTCATAGATGATGAGGCAACTTGTAATTTTAAATTGTGTACCTATTTGAAGGGAAAGTTTAAGGAAGTATATAGTGCTTCAAGTGGTGAAGAAGGGTGGCAAATGTATCTAAATTACCTGCCTGATGTGATTATTTCAGATATTAATATGCCAAATATTAACGGAACAGAACTGGTCTCAAAAATACGGAAAATAGACAAAGAGTGTTTTATTATTCTTATGACCGCTTATTCTGACGAGCAAAGTATAGAAACTATTGCGAACTTGCAGATCAACAGCTATTTTATAAAACCTATGACCTCGGAAAAACTCTCTAAATTAGTCAATAATATATATACAAATGAGAGAAAACTTTCTATGAGTTGTGTCGCTATAAATGATACCTACTGGTATGATGCATTATCAAAAACAGTGAAGTCTGAAAATATGGAGATCAAGTTAAACAACAGAGAGATTACCGTGTTAGAAATACTTCTTGAAAATCAAAATAGAGTAGTGACCTATGAAATGTTTAACTTTCTCATATCAGATAATGTTACTACAGATAACGCAATTAGAATTTTAATAGGACGCCTCAGAAAAAAAATCCCTTCTATAAACATCGAATCTGTTTATAAAGTTGGTTATATTTTAAAAAATGAGTCTCCTAAAACTTAA